A genomic stretch from Candidatus Nitrososphaera gargensis Ga9.2 includes:
- a CDS encoding 5' nucleotidase, NT5C type gives MTTTTEGKAPKVTEAVKTVAIDVDSVLADVMLVWADEYSKRSGTRVTKKEIIRWDIPTVLPITPDTVYRYFSHVWKHRWREIPPTEPNIGDVTKRIHRKGYRISIITKRERPTVPYVAMWLDLHRVYADELLFIYDSVPKASYPFDVLIDDAPKNLVDITAPKSAILFNQPWNKDFEWPVRVNSLSEAEKLL, from the coding sequence TTGACCACAACAACAGAGGGCAAAGCGCCAAAGGTGACCGAAGCTGTCAAGACGGTGGCTATTGATGTCGACTCTGTACTTGCCGACGTGATGCTAGTCTGGGCAGACGAGTACAGCAAGCGGAGCGGGACGCGAGTTACGAAAAAAGAGATCATCAGGTGGGACATCCCCACAGTACTGCCGATAACTCCAGACACGGTCTACCGCTACTTTAGCCACGTCTGGAAACATAGGTGGCGCGAAATACCCCCGACCGAGCCCAATATCGGCGACGTCACAAAGCGCATCCACCGCAAGGGATACAGGATCTCGATAATCACAAAGAGAGAGAGGCCTACAGTGCCCTACGTTGCCATGTGGCTTGACCTGCACCGTGTCTATGCAGATGAGTTGCTTTTCATCTATGATTCTGTGCCAAAGGCCAGCTACCCGTTTGATGTGCTGATAGATGACGCGCCAAAGAACCTTGTAGACATTACTGCCCCCAAGTCGGCGATACTATTCAACCAGCCGTGGAATAAGGACTTTGAGTGGCCAGTGAGAGTGAATTCCCTAAGCGAGGCAGAAAAGCTGCTCTAG